A stretch of Fusarium poae strain DAOMC 252244 chromosome 2, whole genome shotgun sequence DNA encodes these proteins:
- a CDS encoding hypothetical protein (TransMembrane:1 (o396-414i)), giving the protein MGRMRSRNGCLTCRERHVKCDETRPKCGQCLKRHRLCHWEEPSSQLTFNQYQPKHMEHSTSVKQSLPASGRDSSSADGFPSPGGSTSPPDPIWCPQDLISPPTAPSVSEVSQHESPNQYSDASLMSVPWTIPTLPIVSRQEAFYIHHFSTHLARWLDCTDASRQFTLNIPVLVNSSLILRYAVISYAARHLGEDNTAEIFHEKCIELLIPLLSTENIANDEAILCAMVILRVCEQLSVTVIGSDQERHLAGLSALLKTSQGRQVDPSIPTLSQASFWVYVRQCLYNACIHQQPPNLDFELVLIPPPHVVSGQAVDIKSETAWANTMTWICATVVDFCFRGSALYSEPLTRLQRWSELSEAVENWNKTKPSTFDPIWYGEQNREAGPFPEIWFTADWHVMAFGFYHLAKMLLMVYRPSPRFAIRNTQRTIPASEETVMEHARALCGVWGSLMVDKDEQAGMVDMLKNLEASHAWPTAWIIEALEEEWSRY; this is encoded by the exons ATGGGTCGGATGAGATCTCGTAACGGCTG CCTGACCTGCCGAGAACGACATGTCAAAT GTGACGAGACGAGACCAAAGTGCGGGCAG TGCCTCAAGCGACATCGGCTCTGTCACTGGGAAGAGCCATCATCCCAGCTTACGTTTAATCAATACCAACCGAAGCATATGGAACATTCCACGTCCGTGAAACAGTCTCTGCCAGCCTCGGGAAGGGACAGTTCATCGGCGGATGGGTTCCCATCCCCAGGAGGCTCGACATCACCACCAGATCCTATTTGGTGCCCGCAGGACCTGATCTCACCACCAACAGCTCCGTCCGTCTCCGAAGTTAGTCAGCACGAGTCGCCGAACCAGTATAGCGATGCATCTCTCATGAGCGTACCTTGGACCATCCCCACACTTCCTATAGTTTCGCGCCAGGAAGCTTTCTACATACATCATTTCTCCACGCATCTAGCGCGGTGGCTCGACTGTACCGATGCCTCGCGACAGTTCACACTCAATATACCTGTGCTTGTCAATAGCTCCCTAATTCTTCGATACGCGGTCATTTCTTATGCTGCTCGCCATCTAGGTGAAGACAACACAGCTGAGATATTCCATGAGAAGTGTATAGAGCTTCTAATTCCTTTGTTGAGTACCGAAAATATTGCCAATGACGAGGCTATACTCTGCGCCATGGTGATACTGCGCGTCTGCGAACAACTAAGTG TCACCGTGATTGGTAGCGATCAGGAAAGGCATTTGGCTGGATTGAGTGCTTTGCTCAAGACGTCTCAAGGACGACAAGTAGACCCGTCGATACCTACACTTTCCCAAGCTTCCTTCTGGGTCTACGTGCGACAATGCCTTTACAACGCCTGCATCCATCAACAACCACCAAACTTAGATTTCGAGCTCGTATTGATACCACCTCCACACGTTGTCAGTGGTCAAGCTGTGGATATCAAGTCAGAAACTGCCTGGGCAAACACCATGACCTGGATTTGCGCCACAGTAGTTGACTTTTGTTTCCGCGGAAGTGCTTTGTACTCGGAGCCATTAACTAGGCTCCAAAGGTGGTCCGAGTTGTCGGAAGCAGTCGAGAACTGGAACAAAACAAAGCCAAGTACTTTCGATCCAATATGGTATGGGGAACAAAACAGGGAAGCAGGCCCTTTTCCGGAGATCTGGTTCACAGCAGATTGGCATG TAATGGCGTTTGGCTTCTATCATCTAGCTAAGATGCTCTTAATGGTCTACCGTCCATCACCACGATTTGCGATTCGGAATACTCAACGGACCATACCCGCATCTGAG GAGACTGTCATGGAGCACGCTCGAGCTCTGTGTGGAGTGT GGGGCTCATTGATGGTGGACAAAGATGAGCAAGCAGGTATGGTGGATATGCTTAAGAATCTCGAAGCATCACATGCATGGCCGACGGCTTGGATAATTGAAGCATTAGAAGAGGAGTGGTCGAGATACTAG